AGATCGGGCCTTTAGGATATACCTTTGCCAGATGCTCCATAAATGTCAGAAGATCACCTGCGCCTCGATATGGCGAGCAGTGACCAGTTATAGTTCCGGTCTTTATATCGAGCGCAGCAAACAAAGATCGTGTGCCGTGTCTAACATATTCAAATTCTTTCCGCCCCACTTTTCCAACGCCAGCATGTTTGAATGGATATTTGCGCTCAAGAGCCTGCATCCCTGTTTTTTCATCAATACACAGAACTGTGGCTTTCTGGGGAGGCGATACGTAAAGAGAACAAATACGCTTCACTTTAACCGAAAAATCCGGGTCTGGACTATGCAACCACATCTTAACGCGATGCGGACGAATCTCTTTGGAAGAAAGGATGCGGTGAATCTCACTTGAGCTGACGTTCCAACCAGTCTCCTGTTGAAGTTGCTGTTTCAATGATCCAATTGTCCAGATGTTGCGAAGGGGATCCCGTTTGAGAGGATTTGAGCACGCCAGCTTAATGATCTGGCATCGGATATCACTGGGAATTTGAATGGGCCTACCATTGCGGGGTGCATCAGATAATGTTGAAACGACAGGATTTTGTGCGAACCTCTGGCACCATTTCCTCACCGTCTTGCAAGTGACACCACAGCCCGCGGCAACCGCTCCCACACTTTTCCCGCTGGCTGCAGAAAGTATAATCCTCGATCGGGTCACCAATCGATGCTCTTCCTTTTCGGAGCGTGCAAGGGATATGAGCGCTGCGCGCACGGGAGGGGATAAAATGAGCCGGACAACATCTGCCACTATTGCCAAATCCATTCGATGAAGCTCGGTCGATATCCAGCCACGAACGAGACACAAAATCAAACAAATTAAGCTTTCTACAGAACTATACCACCCAATAAAACTGTAGGAACGAACTTCCGGGATGCACGACTAGT
This Oligoflexus sp. DNA region includes the following protein-coding sequences:
- a CDS encoding IS630 family transposase; its protein translation is MDLAIVADVVRLILSPPVRAALISLARSEKEEHRLVTRSRIILSAASGKSVGAVAAGCGVTCKTVRKWCQRFAQNPVVSTLSDAPRNGRPIQIPSDIRCQIIKLACSNPLKRDPLRNIWTIGSLKQQLQQETGWNVSSSEIHRILSSKEIRPHRVKMWLHSPDPDFSVKVKRICSLYVSPPQKATVLCIDEKTGMQALERKYPFKHAGVGKVGRKEFEYVRHGTRSLFAALDIKTGTITGHCSPYRGAGDLLTFMEHLAKVYPKGPIYIVWDNLNIHHGDRWKKFNQRHRHRFRFVYTPLHASWINQIEIWFSILQRRVLKHGSFKTCDDLQRKVLQFIQRWNTYEAHPFKWLFKGNFDNAKAC